The Solibacillus sp. FSL R7-0682 genome includes a window with the following:
- a CDS encoding SLAP domain-containing protein: MQQLQFEAAWDKTIAVKDRVFIEQLFEQTKDNSQNLIQCVPVRVAVNHRNQLLVTVLIHNFQEDVLRFMKTKVGCHIQGHYFTQLFTIPALVIPPKASMPWTFIFEVEIIENDLNMTPPSVHIEEN, translated from the coding sequence ATGCAACAGCTACAATTTGAAGCTGCATGGGATAAAACTATTGCAGTAAAAGATCGAGTATTCATTGAACAGCTTTTTGAACAAACGAAAGACAATAGTCAAAATTTAATTCAATGTGTACCAGTTCGAGTCGCCGTCAATCACCGAAACCAATTACTGGTGACGGTTTTAATCCACAATTTTCAAGAAGATGTATTACGATTTATGAAAACCAAAGTAGGTTGCCACATTCAAGGGCATTACTTTACACAATTATTTACAATACCAGCACTTGTTATTCCTCCAAAAGCATCGATGCCATGGACATTTATTTTTGAGGTTGAAATTATAGAAAATGATCTAAATATGACGCCTCCATCTGTTCATATTGAAGAGAACTAG
- a CDS encoding GNAT family N-acetyltransferase, giving the protein MNLSFNNIQIFAQVEKETEWFKHYKLDELKDRYYSNFIQFLKMPSLQQYKEMEQYLKDFHEAKGQTHVKFTFPQDKEIPDEVLDYVKNEGYTIGSLEMYAIEPKDFGHSATCEHVIVEFLSEHTLPHYLAIHFEDAKQWGEIYAAGREKMLERDFLMQRKKQIIARIDEQVVGSVDVIIESNTAEIDNFFVLPAFQKRGIGTKIQQFVMSEFADKTIILVADEEDTPREMYVKQGYTYIGKQYNVLKMDINK; this is encoded by the coding sequence ATGAATTTATCATTTAATAATATCCAAATATTTGCCCAAGTTGAAAAGGAAACAGAATGGTTCAAGCACTATAAACTAGATGAACTAAAAGACCGTTATTATAGTAATTTTATTCAGTTTTTAAAAATGCCGTCCCTACAGCAATATAAAGAGATGGAACAATATTTAAAGGATTTTCATGAAGCGAAGGGGCAAACCCATGTTAAGTTTACATTCCCACAGGATAAAGAAATTCCAGACGAAGTGTTGGACTATGTGAAAAATGAAGGCTATACAATTGGAAGTTTAGAAATGTATGCCATTGAACCAAAGGACTTTGGGCATTCCGCTACATGTGAGCATGTTATTGTCGAATTCTTATCGGAGCATACTTTACCTCACTATTTAGCAATTCATTTTGAAGATGCGAAGCAATGGGGTGAAATTTACGCGGCTGGAAGGGAAAAAATGCTCGAGCGTGATTTTTTAATGCAGCGTAAAAAACAAATCATAGCACGTATTGACGAGCAAGTAGTTGGATCAGTAGATGTGATTATCGAAAGCAATACAGCTGAAATCGATAATTTTTTCGTTCTTCCGGCGTTTCAAAAAAGGGGAATTGGCACGAAAATTCAACAATTTGTTATGAGTGAGTTTGCCGATAAGACTATTATTTTAGTAGCGGATGAAGAAGACACACCACGTGAAATGTATGTAAAGCAAGGGTATACCTATATCGGGAAGCAATACAATGTGCTGAAGATGGATATCAATAAGTAG
- a CDS encoding alpha/beta hydrolase has protein sequence MMNNVVEDIFLSAGNQAVLLLHSFTSNAKEMRHIATALHEEGYTCYAPNLAGHGASPEHLFASSMDKIWAGARRAFDSLVEKGFEDITIVGQSLGGVLGIRLANEYMQCTALCIVSSPVLERPIDGLEKRVEQYSIRFLKGKSEEELQAFLQHHFPRPPEKLIALQQFIVGAGNEMHKIQQPLFVAKGALDEVVFQESIDLIADSVQSTYVEKKCYEQSGHLISLGKERDLLARDIISFIKNK, from the coding sequence ATGATGAACAACGTTGTAGAGGATATTTTTTTAAGTGCCGGTAATCAGGCAGTATTACTGTTACATAGCTTTACAAGTAACGCAAAGGAGATGCGTCATATTGCGACTGCACTTCATGAAGAAGGGTATACGTGCTATGCACCAAATTTAGCTGGACATGGAGCAAGTCCAGAACATTTATTTGCTTCTTCGATGGACAAAATATGGGCCGGTGCAAGGCGTGCTTTTGATTCGTTAGTGGAAAAGGGCTTTGAGGATATTACGATTGTAGGGCAATCCCTTGGCGGGGTTTTAGGCATTCGTTTGGCAAATGAATATATGCAATGCACAGCACTATGTATTGTTTCTTCTCCAGTACTCGAGCGTCCTATTGATGGTCTAGAAAAGCGTGTTGAACAGTATTCCATTCGGTTTCTAAAAGGGAAATCAGAAGAGGAACTTCAGGCATTTTTACAGCATCATTTTCCACGTCCACCTGAAAAGCTTATTGCATTACAACAATTTATTGTGGGCGCAGGCAATGAAATGCATAAAATTCAACAACCATTATTTGTAGCAAAGGGCGCATTAGACGAAGTTGTTTTCCAGGAAAGCATTGATCTAATTGCGGATTCTGTACAAAGCACTTATGTAGAAAAAAAATGCTATGAGCAAAGCGGTCATTTGATATCCTTAGGGAAAGAACGTGATTTGCTAGCGAGGGATATTATTTCCTTTATTAAAAATAAATAA
- a CDS encoding TetR family transcriptional regulator: MDKKQKIVAATINQFTTKGVESTKISDIVKAAGIAQGTFYLYFPSKFSVMPEIAKYAVEEIMKGIHSSVNLSDPFNEKIEQLVKAVFHITEQKKELFAVLYAGLAQSEHLKQWESIYSPFYDWVYNFLEESLRKGEIRSNIDCARTSRILIGLIESTAEQLYLYDSPTEDEIEAQYNELILFTKSALK, translated from the coding sequence TTGGATAAAAAACAAAAAATTGTAGCAGCAACGATTAATCAATTTACGACAAAAGGCGTTGAAAGTACGAAAATATCTGACATTGTAAAAGCTGCCGGTATAGCTCAAGGTACATTTTATTTGTATTTTCCATCTAAATTCTCAGTAATGCCTGAGATTGCCAAATATGCTGTAGAGGAAATTATGAAAGGCATTCATTCAAGTGTCAATCTATCAGACCCTTTCAATGAGAAAATAGAGCAACTTGTGAAAGCTGTATTTCATATTACTGAACAAAAAAAAGAGCTTTTTGCCGTTCTGTATGCTGGTTTAGCACAAAGTGAGCATTTAAAACAATGGGAGTCGATCTATTCCCCATTTTATGATTGGGTTTACAATTTTTTAGAGGAGTCATTAAGAAAAGGTGAAATTCGATCAAATATTGATTGTGCACGAACTTCTAGAATTTTAATCGGATTAATTGAATCTACAGCAGAGCAATTATATTTATATGATTCTCCTACAGAAGATGAAATAGAAGCGCAATATAATGAACTAATTCTTTTTACTAAAAGTGCATTAAAATAA
- a CDS encoding DUF5052 family protein: protein MKKWSFIAIIVAATLVLSGCNWLEMKFGNLKENFVGRELTIQTYDENSQLIDRVIGKSVSIEADEEFSLKDVDGNTVEKSAVLNITVGGKQMLHVGSSLIAYEDGLVDMFDAYSKQIDLQSFDRSVPFINRMVNDLANMTTGKDKIVLIRSQSGQPLATFAGEDVSYYSTEMDKSTGLLIDGHYLFIYRCDYTIYDLSLLASGE, encoded by the coding sequence ATGAAAAAGTGGTCATTTATTGCAATAATAGTAGCAGCGACACTTGTTTTATCAGGTTGTAATTGGTTGGAGATGAAATTTGGTAATCTCAAGGAGAATTTTGTCGGTCGTGAATTAACAATCCAAACATATGACGAAAACAGTCAATTAATTGACCGTGTCATTGGGAAAAGTGTAAGTATCGAAGCAGATGAAGAATTTAGCTTAAAAGATGTAGATGGGAATACTGTAGAGAAATCGGCCGTGCTGAATATTACGGTCGGTGGGAAGCAAATGCTACATGTTGGAAGTAGTTTAATCGCGTATGAAGATGGTTTAGTCGATATGTTTGATGCATATTCAAAACAAATTGATCTTCAAAGCTTTGATCGCTCAGTGCCATTTATTAATCGCATGGTAAATGATTTAGCGAATATGACAACTGGGAAAGATAAAATTGTATTAATACGCTCGCAATCAGGACAACCGCTTGCTACTTTTGCAGGAGAAGATGTAAGCTATTATTCGACAGAAATGGATAAATCAACAGGGCTATTAATTGACGGGCATTATTTATTCATTTACCGCTGTGATTATACAATTTATGATTTAAGCTTACTAGCATCAGGGGAATAA
- a CDS encoding DMT family transporter, which produces MGWFYVFLAAILETIGVIGLKKFSTTKTLKNGFTLIAGFAGAFYFLYASFDYLQVSIAYAVWIGIGTTAAVIINMLFFGESKSVGRIIAVFIIVIGVSGLKYVS; this is translated from the coding sequence TTGGGTTGGTTCTATGTATTTTTAGCAGCAATTTTAGAAACTATTGGCGTTATTGGCTTAAAAAAATTCAGTACAACGAAAACTTTAAAAAATGGTTTTACTTTAATAGCTGGTTTTGCTGGTGCGTTTTATTTTTTATATGCGTCATTTGATTATTTACAAGTAAGTATTGCATACGCCGTTTGGATTGGTATAGGTACGACAGCAGCTGTTATCATTAATATGCTATTTTTTGGCGAATCAAAAAGTGTTGGAAGAATTATTGCAGTATTCATTATTGTCATTGGTGTATCTGGCTTAAAATATGTTTCATAA
- a CDS encoding rhodanese-like domain-containing protein — protein sequence MIELIIILGICAAIVFWKMRPVEGIKTISTDELQTMLRDQDKLFIDVRSMSDFNKMHVAPFINDPHGKGIAALPKDKEIVVMCRSGLRSLETCKELKKLGYPRITNVKGGITSYQQRGEL from the coding sequence GTGATTGAATTAATCATTATTTTAGGTATTTGCGCAGCTATCGTTTTTTGGAAAATGCGTCCGGTCGAAGGGATTAAAACGATTTCAACAGACGAATTGCAAACGATGTTACGCGATCAAGATAAACTTTTTATTGATGTAAGAAGTATGAGCGATTTTAACAAAATGCATGTCGCACCATTTATTAATGATCCTCATGGAAAGGGAATTGCTGCTCTTCCAAAGGATAAGGAAATTGTGGTCATGTGTCGTTCGGGTTTGCGTTCGCTCGAAACATGTAAAGAGTTAAAAAAGTTAGGCTACCCTCGGATTACAAATGTTAAAGGTGGTATTACCTCTTATCAACAGCGTGGGGAGTTATAA
- a CDS encoding DUF2089 domain-containing protein produces MAYKVITDCPVCSNTLKITKLHCSHCHTTIENEFELSKVASLSKDQLHFVEVFLICRGNIKEVEKELGISYPTVRGKLSDIISALGYEQKKKNEIDEKKVVTMLENGEITPEEAIKLLKEE; encoded by the coding sequence ATGGCTTATAAAGTAATAACAGATTGTCCTGTCTGCAGTAATACTTTGAAAATAACAAAGTTACACTGTTCTCATTGTCACACTACGATTGAAAATGAATTTGAATTATCTAAAGTAGCTTCTTTATCAAAGGACCAGCTTCATTTTGTGGAAGTATTTTTAATCTGTAGAGGGAATATTAAAGAAGTTGAAAAGGAACTTGGAATTTCATATCCAACGGTACGTGGTAAGCTATCGGACATTATTTCAGCTCTTGGATATGAGCAGAAAAAGAAAAATGAAATTGATGAGAAAAAAGTAGTTACAATGTTGGAAAATGGTGAAATCACACCTGAGGAAGCGATCAAGCTTTTAAAAGAAGAATAG
- a CDS encoding alpha/beta fold hydrolase, with protein sequence MLHYKIYSQDKQEWVVLVHGAGGSSTIWYKQIRAYRKEFNVLVVDLRGHGSSKFNCTPKHYTFDLVSKDIMEVLDHVGIKKAHFVGISLGTILIRQLAETHPEKMLSMVLAGAVIRITPRLQFLLSIANRFKRIVPYMWLYRFFAWILMPKKSHEGSRSLFVQEAKKVQHREFIRWLTLTTNVAKYLIKFNEKDTNIPTLYLMGAEDYMFTHTVAELVKTQKTSELIIIEDSGHVCNVDQPSRFNELSLNFLNTIQPHENPQLV encoded by the coding sequence TTGCTACACTATAAAATTTACAGCCAAGATAAACAGGAATGGGTTGTCCTTGTTCACGGTGCAGGTGGAAGTTCAACAATTTGGTATAAGCAAATACGAGCTTATCGAAAAGAATTTAATGTACTCGTTGTCGATTTAAGAGGTCACGGATCGTCTAAGTTTAACTGTACACCAAAGCATTATACGTTCGACCTTGTAAGTAAAGATATTATGGAAGTTTTAGATCATGTAGGAATAAAAAAAGCACATTTTGTTGGGATTTCACTTGGAACTATTTTAATTCGCCAGCTTGCAGAGACACACCCTGAAAAAATGTTAAGTATGGTGCTTGCAGGAGCAGTCATTCGCATTACGCCGCGCTTGCAGTTTCTATTAAGTATCGCAAACAGATTTAAGCGTATTGTCCCTTATATGTGGTTGTATCGTTTCTTTGCATGGATATTAATGCCGAAAAAATCCCATGAAGGCTCACGTTCTTTATTTGTTCAAGAGGCAAAAAAAGTACAGCATCGTGAATTTATACGTTGGTTAACGTTAACGACGAATGTGGCAAAGTATTTAATAAAGTTCAATGAAAAGGATACGAATATTCCAACCCTTTATTTGATGGGGGCTGAGGATTATATGTTTACCCATACAGTAGCAGAGCTTGTGAAGACGCAAAAAACAAGCGAGCTAATAATAATCGAAGACAGTGGACATGTTTGTAATGTAGATCAGCCAAGTCGTTTTAATGAGCTGTCGTTAAATTTTTTAAATACCATTCAGCCTCATGAAAATCCTCAATTGGTGTGA
- a CDS encoding 3-hydroxyacyl-CoA dehydrogenase, with protein MNFKKVTIAGSGVLGSQIAFQSAFHGFDVSVYDINEAAIETAKGRMENLKKVYGDYFKDAERAEKAFANLSYFTDLGEAVKDADLVVEAVPERIEIKQSFYEGLAKLAPEKTVFASNSSTMLPSQFAEFTGRPEKFLALHFANSIWQNNTAEVMGHPGTEVKYVEEVTDFARAIGMIPFVLKKEQPGYILNTLLVPFLSAAMELWVKDIADPQTIDKNWMISTGAPRGPFAIYDIVGMETPYNLNLMRAQHDPAAKFVADKIKREMIDQGKMGIATGEGFYKYPNPAYMDPDFLKSN; from the coding sequence ATGAATTTCAAAAAAGTAACGATTGCAGGTAGTGGTGTTTTAGGAAGTCAAATCGCATTTCAATCTGCTTTTCATGGCTTTGATGTAAGCGTTTACGATATTAACGAAGCAGCGATCGAAACAGCAAAAGGCCGCATGGAAAACTTAAAAAAGGTATACGGAGATTATTTTAAAGATGCAGAGCGTGCTGAAAAGGCATTTGCAAATTTAAGCTATTTCACAGATTTGGGTGAGGCAGTAAAGGATGCAGACTTAGTTGTAGAAGCAGTACCAGAACGTATTGAAATTAAACAAAGCTTTTACGAAGGCTTAGCGAAATTGGCACCAGAAAAAACGGTTTTTGCGTCTAACTCTTCGACAATGCTACCAAGTCAGTTTGCTGAATTTACGGGTCGCCCTGAGAAGTTTTTAGCGTTACACTTTGCCAACTCAATTTGGCAAAACAATACGGCTGAAGTGATGGGGCACCCAGGAACGGAAGTAAAATATGTAGAAGAAGTTACAGATTTTGCTCGTGCAATTGGGATGATTCCATTTGTACTGAAAAAAGAACAGCCAGGCTATATTTTAAATACATTATTAGTGCCATTTTTATCTGCTGCGATGGAGCTTTGGGTAAAGGATATTGCCGATCCACAAACAATCGATAAAAACTGGATGATTTCTACGGGCGCGCCACGTGGACCATTTGCGATTTACGATATTGTCGGTATGGAAACGCCATATAACTTAAACTTAATGCGCGCACAACATGATCCAGCTGCTAAATTTGTTGCAGATAAAATTAAACGTGAAATGATTGACCAAGGAAAAATGGGCATTGCTACTGGAGAGGGCTTCTACAAATATCCAAACCCAGCTTATATGGACCCTGACTTCTTAAAGTCAAACTAA
- a CDS encoding DMT family transporter: MSKSWFYVILTSICELLWIFGFNVASTWWHWAIIIPLIAVDFWFLSKACEGLPTGTVYAIFAAAGTVGTALMDIFIFNETFTPIKIVFICVIVFGVMMLNIADTLDERKTQKEAA, from the coding sequence ATGAGTAAGTCTTGGTTTTATGTAATTTTGACAAGTATTTGTGAGCTATTATGGATTTTTGGCTTTAATGTTGCAAGTACTTGGTGGCATTGGGCAATAATTATCCCTCTAATTGCAGTAGATTTCTGGTTCCTTTCTAAAGCATGTGAAGGATTACCAACTGGTACGGTCTATGCCATATTTGCAGCCGCTGGTACTGTAGGTACGGCATTAATGGATATTTTCATCTTTAATGAAACATTTACTCCAATTAAAATCGTATTTATTTGTGTCATTGTTTTTGGGGTTATGATGTTAAATATTGCAGATACATTAGATGAACGAAAAACGCAAAAGGAGGCGGCATAA
- a CDS encoding LuxR C-terminal-related transcriptional regulator, with translation MTTSEFPYLLFFKMYRGELQQETAIYIEKQISLNGEEKRTLHLISVSFIQFLANQMKKQAIHTDALQYWVQVHHKGFPIEKSKYFPQTIEHVVNQVLTEINHSHTSQILELNAQIMQQIMKSFSKWIDEPQQTISLSSQLNSQLDAFSLQLIQLNGTEDLPILLTKAEEIFQFKRCIFYSYNPWLNEFSGVIGFDLPKIQRMQGKIDLELVFAMKKPIFLKDPAPYVQQVAIDLFGLSSVIFIPVLFEQQLYGWVSFDQVGEKFECSKEQLSLLEMAGNRIGMYLARKQLRNNWNHRFDLTEKEYAILYLLAEGYSNKEMAEMIFLSEFTVRDYVQKLMLKLKAKNRTQIISTAFRIGLVD, from the coding sequence ATGACAACAAGCGAATTTCCTTATTTATTATTTTTTAAAATGTACCGAGGAGAGCTTCAACAGGAGACAGCCATTTACATTGAAAAACAAATTTCGTTAAATGGCGAAGAAAAAAGAACATTGCATTTGATTAGTGTGTCGTTCATTCAATTTTTAGCGAATCAAATGAAGAAACAAGCGATTCATACAGATGCTCTCCAATATTGGGTACAGGTTCACCATAAAGGGTTCCCTATCGAAAAATCGAAATATTTCCCACAAACAATTGAGCATGTAGTAAATCAAGTATTAACAGAAATTAATCATTCTCATACGTCACAAATACTAGAATTGAATGCTCAAATAATGCAGCAAATTATGAAGTCCTTTTCAAAATGGATCGATGAGCCCCAACAAACGATCTCGTTATCTTCACAATTGAATAGCCAATTAGATGCCTTTAGCCTTCAACTAATCCAATTAAATGGGACGGAAGATTTACCAATTTTATTAACAAAGGCTGAAGAGATTTTTCAATTTAAACGCTGTATCTTTTATAGTTACAACCCTTGGCTCAATGAGTTTTCTGGTGTTATCGGATTTGATCTCCCTAAAATTCAACGGATGCAAGGTAAAATTGACTTAGAACTTGTATTTGCGATGAAAAAGCCTATTTTCTTAAAGGATCCTGCGCCGTATGTACAGCAAGTGGCCATCGATTTATTCGGCTTATCTTCTGTTATCTTTATCCCCGTATTATTTGAGCAGCAATTATACGGCTGGGTATCATTCGATCAAGTAGGTGAAAAATTTGAATGTAGTAAGGAACAACTATCCTTATTAGAAATGGCGGGTAATCGAATCGGCATGTATTTAGCACGCAAACAACTACGGAATAACTGGAATCATCGCTTCGATTTAACCGAAAAAGAATATGCAATTTTATATTTACTTGCGGAAGGCTATAGCAATAAGGAAATGGCCGAAATGATTTTTTTAAGTGAATTTACAGTGCGGGACTATGTACAAAAACTCATGCTTAAATTAAAAGCAAAAAACCGTACACAAATCATTTCGACAGCTTTTCGCATTGGATTAGTCGATTAA
- a CDS encoding SET domain-containing protein produces MIEVKLSPISEGEFNRGVFSTENIKKGTLFHQAPVISYPNEQHEHIEKTLLADYAFEFGIGQSAILLGYGMLFNHSYTPNATYEINFDNFTFDFFAYTDIEAGEEIFINYNGDVDDQDPLWFNKEEE; encoded by the coding sequence ATGATTGAAGTAAAACTATCTCCTATCAGTGAAGGAGAATTTAACCGTGGTGTATTCTCCACAGAAAATATTAAAAAAGGGACGCTGTTTCATCAAGCTCCAGTAATAAGTTATCCGAACGAGCAACACGAGCATATCGAAAAAACCCTTTTAGCCGATTATGCATTTGAATTTGGGATTGGACAATCCGCTATTTTATTAGGGTATGGTATGTTATTTAACCATTCCTATACACCAAACGCAACATATGAAATTAATTTCGATAATTTTACATTCGATTTCTTTGCCTATACGGACATTGAAGCCGGCGAAGAAATTTTTATTAACTATAATGGTGATGTAGATGATCAAGATCCACTTTGGTTTAATAAAGAAGAAGAATAG
- a CDS encoding response regulator transcription factor: protein MKLDCLIVDDEIALAETTCEYFNMFDIKTAFVTSAEACRHFLLENEPSLILLDINLGNESGFDLCKNLRKSTQVPILFISARSSDDDVLIALNIGGDDYIQKPYTLSILLAKVRAVLKRYGNGSASINHQDVLQFGQIQIDTKLQRVRVNGIDIQLKTMEYKLLSYLAKNKNRIITKDELFQNVWGDSFVGDGTLNVHIRHLREKIERNPKDPQYIKTVWGTGYVLEDTNQ, encoded by the coding sequence ATGAAATTAGATTGCTTAATTGTTGATGATGAAATTGCTTTAGCTGAAACCACCTGTGAATATTTTAATATGTTTGATATTAAAACTGCATTTGTGACAAGTGCGGAGGCGTGTCGACATTTTTTGTTAGAAAACGAGCCTTCATTGATTCTTTTAGATATTAATCTTGGCAATGAATCAGGGTTTGATTTGTGTAAAAATTTACGTAAATCAACGCAAGTACCGATTTTATTTATTAGCGCTCGTTCTAGTGATGATGACGTTTTAATTGCACTTAATATTGGCGGCGACGATTACATTCAAAAACCATATACATTAAGTATTTTATTAGCAAAAGTTCGGGCAGTACTTAAAAGATATGGCAATGGCAGTGCCTCTATTAATCATCAAGATGTTTTACAGTTTGGACAAATCCAAATTGATACGAAGCTTCAACGTGTTCGTGTTAACGGTATTGATATTCAGTTGAAAACGATGGAATATAAACTATTGTCTTATTTGGCTAAAAATAAAAATCGCATTATTACAAAAGATGAACTATTTCAAAATGTTTGGGGAGATTCTTTTGTAGGGGATGGGACGCTAAACGTACATATTCGGCATTTACGTGAAAAGATTGAGCGTAATCCAAAGGACCCGCAATATATAAAGACTGTTTGGGGAACAGGCTATGTTTTAGAGGATACTAATCAATGA